The Brienomyrus brachyistius isolate T26 chromosome 9, BBRACH_0.4, whole genome shotgun sequence genome contains the following window.
CAAATGATGCAATTCGGATGAGGTATGATCAAAACAGAGAACTCACCCTGTATTTGTATGTAGCCTCACAAATTCCCCTGCGTCTCCTCGGTCTGATTCGTACTGTTTCGACGAAGGAGAGATGATGGTGTAACTCTGCCCTCTGACCACCAGAGGGGAGTAAGCCGGAGAGCTGAGGGCTCTCCTCCTTCCCCGGGCAGAGGGGGACAACGGCGAATATTCTTTCCACAGACCAGGGGATGAGTTGCCATCTTCGgaatccatttttattttcaaactgaAGCTATGCTTTTGCCCAGATATTGAAAACAAATGGCTAAGCTTAGCTTTGGACTGCAAAGGAAGATCGAGCCTGCTTGCATTCTTGGATTCCGACCTGAACTCGAAACGTTCATTCCCATACGACTCCACTTCAGACTGAGGAGGATGGAAAACTTCGCATTCAGACTTGCACAGTCTTCGCCTCTTGCCGACACTCTTCTTTCTTCCCTCCAGTGTCCTCCCACTGTTTCTCATTTCATCTGAGCTGTCATCCTCCAGCAGCACTGTGTGGGCAGACTTCCGCCTGCTTTTGGAGGAGGCGGGAACAGACCTCGACACAGAGATAGCGGCAGTTGAGGGAAGCGGTGGTGGAGTGGAGGGAGAGACCAAGgaaggaggggacagaggaccTGGATTAGTGTTTCCATTGTTATCAGTCCTATTAAATGTCCAGCAACTTCCGTTCATTTTGCTTATACTTCCAATGGAGTTCAGGATTACCGTTGCCCTCTTCAAGGACAATGGTGAGAGATCTAAGTTTGGCTCAGTTTTAGGCTCCAGGCTGGTTCTAATCCTgtcttggagatcagaggtgaAGGATCCAGCCTTAGGGACAGTAATGGCATCAAATTCAGAGGGTCGAACCAAaactttctgaaaaaggaagtaGAATTCGGGGTTTCCAGAATCTGACTGCCCCCCAAACGTGAGTGTGTCCCCATCCGATAGTTCCCACTGAACACCCGGTTGGAGCCGAATGTCATTCACCCAGGTGCctaggagatgggagggtgagtGTTAAATGACTGCAACAGATAGTTTTACAGAAAATAAATTCATGCTCTTGCTCAGCCGAAAATCTTGTCGGTTTTAAGGTCCTCCGggttaaatggacttcatctttCCTCACTTACATTggccccagactaccttaagcCTGACAAGTTACCTGGCCACGCAATAACTCTGGCTTTGATACAACCACCGAGCACACAGCTGCCGCCTGATGACAGTGACAGCACAATACCCACAGACAAGACAAGAGTCAGACGTGATTCTCACCGCTGCTGCTGCGATCTTTGACGTGGACCCTCCATCCCTCCTCATCATCGCAGTCCAGCTCTCGCTGCGCAAACAATTCAGCGTGGATCCTGGAGATGGTTGCCGACTGCAGCGTCACATCACAGAGCTCCGCCTTGCGGCCCAGACGGAACACGGAGTTGCTGAGAACGGGCCGGAATGTGTAGAGATCGCGGGCCACCTCGGATATGGTAGAGCCCGGCGAGGAAGATGAGCCTATTCTGAGAAGCTGGAAGCAGGGCTGAACTTTTGACAGCATGATGCCTGATCTTTCACTTAATTGGGGAGGGCCAGGTAAATGGAATTTAATAGACAAGTATCAGCTATTTAACCTGTCTGTATATCAGAAGACTCGCTAAAATTGACTACTATGCAACCGTATACAGTATTACACTGTACTTTTTTAATGCATTACAAAAGCCTtaatttgtactgcattatgataaTATATGGTGCACCAGTCCAATCAGACCAGACTAACTACTCAGAATCGTTCTACACCATATAT
Protein-coding sequences here:
- the tcf19l gene encoding transcription factor 19; protein product: MLSKVQPCFQLLRIGSSSSPGSTISEVARDLYTFRPVLSNSVFRLGRKAELCDVTLQSATISRIHAELFAQRELDCDDEEGWRVHVKDRSSSGTWVNDIRLQPGVQWELSDGDTLTFGGQSDSGNPEFYFLFQKVLVRPSEFDAITVPKAGSFTSDLQDRIRTSLEPKTEPNLDLSPLSLKRATVILNSIGSISKMNGSCWTFNRTDNNGNTNPGPLSPPSLVSPSTPPPLPSTAAISVSRSVPASSKSRRKSAHTVLLEDDSSDEMRNSGRTLEGRKKSVGKRRRLCKSECEVFHPPQSEVESYGNERFEFRSESKNASRLDLPLQSKAKLSHLFSISGQKHSFSLKIKMDSEDGNSSPGLWKEYSPLSPSARGRRRALSSPAYSPLVVRGQSYTIISPSSKQYESDRGDAGEFVRLHTNTGKRRGRPRKHPLAPPLSSHSSFHFSPETAESERTRTEEPCASGRCRMPQQDTVQWIQCDDCDAWYHIDCVQRDTGTSALDTSADFHCGCQ